The following are from one region of the Stigmatella ashevillena genome:
- a CDS encoding ankyrin repeat domain-containing protein has product MARAPNPPKTVDVSKLMKKVDGLLDESPPQVDDAVPLLRQVLEVEPERLMALHSLSWALDASRRTDPYRWERELKAEHWKARDRVLALTRGTRSGGKLSDAQRARSLALSLWAEEVVRGVPTDAQLDAVEAALEEAEGLRPLPDHGRARRGLDAWRAVRQGPGKKGYPVLLAQVEESPEQRLFDVEDDAPECFSGLQGAFSDEGFVAWLRKQKPAARPKGKKAQELDAGVLFAAGQDAAPFFGPGFGGGRVARVLALRALGASLESRNEDGQGLLHLAAMVDDAPLVKALLGLGLSASAVDGESATPLHLAAEKGAVSCISVLVKGGAPVDALDENGRTALFNARSPEVAQALLDSGANPNAGAGWTPLLGAPRPSGGAKGTLDLQPLLSALAKQKASLLKAWYFEDKDVGAVERVLKSLWLQGVTSWDAVATGLQHETPWTVMAVVALARTVLPSDSQAKDFTGAPRFVLGDLALQGSVHLDGPLLVTGDLTVRGVLRNAGPEGLLVVGGSLRATGVDSDGEVVVGGDLEAQVVWGHHNDNSLRVGGKLKADVVIEDDHDVQARVKARHHFKNGEFDATSTVLKKVFVRAAFASGELEREALFDLLRAGKSVLG; this is encoded by the coding sequence ATGGCTCGTGCCCCCAATCCTCCGAAGACAGTGGATGTCTCCAAGCTGATGAAGAAGGTGGACGGCCTGCTCGACGAGTCGCCGCCCCAAGTGGATGACGCCGTTCCCCTCCTGCGTCAGGTGCTGGAGGTGGAGCCGGAGCGGCTGATGGCGCTACACTCCCTGAGCTGGGCGCTGGACGCCTCGCGCCGCACGGACCCGTACCGCTGGGAGCGGGAGCTGAAGGCGGAGCACTGGAAGGCGAGGGACCGCGTCCTCGCGCTGACGCGAGGCACCCGGTCCGGCGGCAAGCTGAGCGATGCCCAGCGAGCGCGCTCCCTGGCCCTGAGTCTGTGGGCGGAAGAGGTCGTCCGTGGCGTGCCCACGGATGCCCAGCTCGACGCCGTGGAGGCCGCGCTGGAGGAAGCGGAGGGCCTGCGCCCGCTGCCGGACCATGGACGGGCCCGTCGGGGACTCGATGCCTGGCGCGCCGTGCGGCAGGGCCCCGGCAAGAAGGGCTACCCGGTGCTGCTCGCCCAGGTGGAGGAGTCGCCCGAGCAACGCCTCTTCGACGTGGAGGACGACGCCCCGGAGTGCTTCAGCGGCCTGCAGGGCGCCTTCTCCGACGAGGGCTTCGTGGCGTGGCTGCGAAAGCAGAAGCCGGCGGCGCGTCCGAAGGGGAAGAAGGCCCAGGAGCTCGACGCCGGGGTGCTGTTCGCGGCGGGACAGGACGCCGCTCCGTTCTTCGGCCCTGGCTTCGGGGGCGGCCGGGTCGCCCGGGTGTTGGCCCTGCGCGCGCTGGGAGCGAGCCTGGAGTCCCGGAACGAGGACGGGCAGGGGCTGCTCCACCTCGCCGCGATGGTGGACGACGCGCCGCTGGTGAAGGCGCTGCTCGGCCTGGGGCTCTCCGCGTCCGCGGTGGACGGCGAGTCGGCCACTCCGCTGCACCTCGCCGCCGAGAAGGGCGCGGTCTCCTGCATCTCCGTGCTCGTCAAGGGCGGCGCCCCGGTGGATGCGCTCGACGAGAATGGACGGACCGCCCTCTTCAACGCGCGGTCACCGGAGGTGGCCCAGGCGCTGCTCGACTCGGGCGCCAACCCCAACGCGGGCGCCGGCTGGACTCCGCTGCTGGGCGCGCCGCGTCCCTCGGGCGGAGCGAAGGGCACGCTGGACCTCCAGCCGCTCCTGTCCGCCCTGGCGAAGCAGAAGGCCTCGCTCCTCAAGGCCTGGTACTTCGAGGACAAGGACGTGGGCGCGGTGGAGCGGGTGTTGAAGTCGCTCTGGCTCCAGGGCGTGACGTCCTGGGACGCGGTCGCGACGGGACTCCAGCACGAGACGCCTTGGACCGTCATGGCGGTGGTGGCGCTGGCCCGCACCGTCCTTCCCTCCGACTCCCAGGCGAAGGACTTCACCGGCGCCCCTCGCTTCGTCCTGGGGGACCTGGCGCTCCAAGGCAGCGTGCACCTCGACGGCCCCCTTCTGGTGACGGGGGACCTGACGGTGAGGGGGGTGCTGCGCAACGCGGGGCCGGAGGGCTTGCTCGTGGTGGGAGGCTCGCTGCGCGCCACGGGCGTGGACTCGGATGGCGAGGTGGTGGTGGGTGGAGACCTGGAGGCCCAGGTCGTGTGGGGGCACCACAATGACAACTCGCTGCGCGTGGGCGGAAAGCTGAAGGCGGATGTGGTCATCGAGGACGACCACGACGTCCAGGCCAGGGTGAAGGCCCGTCACCACTTCAAGAATGGCGAGTTCGACGCCACCAGCACGGTGCTCAAGAAGGTCTTCGTCCGTGCCGCCTTCGCCTCCGGCGAGTTGGAGCGGGAAGCGCTGTTCGATCTGCTCCGCGCCGGCAAGTCCGTGCTGGGCTGA
- a CDS encoding DUF4265 domain-containing protein, with product MLFELEQDEEGYPPASAETLWAIKVDDGLFKIDNMPFFALGIAVNDIVSATQEEGAFRFKEVVQPSGHSTLRVVVYDPADVPAVRALFKELGCETELSHLPRLLAVDVPPTLSMEELRKVLDSGRQQDRWGYEEACLAQP from the coding sequence ATCCTGTTTGAACTCGAGCAAGACGAGGAGGGTTATCCACCCGCCAGCGCCGAGACGCTCTGGGCCATCAAGGTCGATGATGGCCTCTTCAAGATCGACAACATGCCCTTCTTCGCGCTTGGAATTGCCGTGAACGACATTGTCTCCGCGACTCAGGAGGAGGGCGCTTTTCGCTTCAAGGAGGTCGTTCAGCCCTCGGGGCACAGCACCCTCCGCGTCGTCGTTTATGACCCGGCCGACGTTCCGGCTGTGCGTGCCCTCTTCAAAGAGTTGGGTTGCGAGACGGAATTGAGCCATTTGCCGCGGCTATTGGCGGTTGATGTGCCTCCCACCCTCTCGATGGAGGAGTTGAGGAAGGTACTGGATTCCGGTCGACAGCAGGATCGGTGGGGCTACGAAGAGGCCTGTTTGGCACAGCCTTGA
- a CDS encoding TIM-barrel domain-containing protein has translation MSASHRRRARFLATALLSSMAGIGLSALPAHAALGSVTSASLSGDTLTLLVGADKLLVQVLRPDIVKVDYRPNGVADPATAVIDPAKTWATGNITSADTASNPIVVTTAQLTVKISRNPARLSVFDSTGALVLSEQVAEGVYADGVKFNHASGQAFYGITGNPVAWAEKDPKQNIAEGMQRNDGGRVNANMQGDGGAPLAFTHRYGLLVDSIDGDFAITDTTLEFSGVSTRNVAYYVLAGPPRQVMAGVAEISGKPALSPKWALGFNNSEWGTTQTEVFSLVQGYRDRKIPLDAFTLDFDFKAWGEDDYGEFRWNSTSASGNVNPNKFPSGASGTFARDMAARGVMLMGIMKPRVIVGKAGGGTTAQGQWARTNGCFYPGQADYTEYFSGRPANDVDFSKQTCRDWYWQHSRTLFDSGIAGWWNDEADEANGTLFNSLQHFNMQRSLYDGQRAVSDRRVFSLSRNFYLGAQRYGYGMWSGDIESGFGTMAEQRTRMLTSINIGESKWGMDIGGFFGDPSSENYARWMQFGAFVPIYRAHGVDGKQRQPWVYGATAESAAKGALELRSRLMPYLYAHERINYETGIGLVRPLFYDYPTDPNAANLTSEWMFGEWLLVAPVVEQGAASKQVYLPAGTWIDYTRGSVYTGPLTFSYPVNASTWQDIPLFVKAGAILPTQEVLQYVSEKPVKQIDLDVFPTTTQSEFTLYDDDGLTRAYENGVFFKQRITAQRTSTSVTVETQAKTGSFSPALTHYLVKVNATMGTAARINGAAPTRYGDLAALKAASGEGWTTGVDVYGPYTAVRVAAGVARTVVVDGTPSTPPTPPLTRVLEAEDAALSSGAISQNDHPGYSGRGFVAGYWNSGAATTFSLQASTAGTYSATLKYSNGNGSDRTLSLVVNGVRTQITLPATADWNSWSTYTARIPLNVGTHTLAYVYSSGDSGHVNLDSVTISPPPPPMLVLEAEDAALSSGAISLNDHPGYSGRGFVAGYWNSGAATTFSLQASTAGTYSATLKYSNGNGSDRTLSLVVNGVRTQITLPATADWNSWSTYTARIPLNVGTHTLAYVYSSGDSGHVNLDSVTISP, from the coding sequence ATGTCCGCATCCCACCGCCGCCGAGCGAGATTTCTCGCGACCGCGTTGCTCTCCTCCATGGCCGGAATCGGCCTGTCGGCCCTGCCCGCTCACGCCGCCCTCGGGTCCGTCACCAGTGCCTCCCTTTCGGGTGACACCCTCACCCTCCTCGTCGGCGCTGACAAGCTCCTGGTCCAGGTCCTGCGCCCGGACATCGTCAAGGTGGACTACCGCCCCAATGGCGTCGCCGACCCCGCCACCGCCGTCATCGATCCCGCCAAGACGTGGGCCACGGGCAACATCACCTCCGCCGACACGGCATCCAATCCCATCGTGGTCACCACGGCGCAGCTGACCGTGAAGATCAGCCGGAATCCCGCCCGCCTCTCCGTCTTCGATTCCACGGGAGCGTTGGTGCTGAGCGAGCAGGTCGCTGAGGGCGTGTACGCGGACGGCGTGAAGTTCAACCACGCGTCCGGGCAGGCGTTCTATGGCATCACCGGCAACCCGGTGGCCTGGGCCGAGAAGGACCCCAAGCAGAACATCGCCGAGGGCATGCAGCGCAACGACGGCGGCCGGGTCAACGCCAACATGCAAGGCGATGGTGGGGCTCCGCTCGCCTTCACCCACCGGTATGGGTTGCTGGTGGACTCCATCGATGGAGACTTCGCCATCACCGACACCACCTTGGAGTTCAGTGGCGTGTCGACGCGCAACGTCGCATACTACGTCCTGGCCGGTCCGCCCCGGCAGGTGATGGCGGGCGTCGCGGAGATCTCCGGCAAGCCTGCCCTGTCACCCAAGTGGGCCCTGGGGTTCAACAACAGCGAATGGGGCACCACGCAGACGGAGGTCTTCTCGCTCGTCCAGGGCTACCGGGATCGGAAGATCCCCCTGGACGCCTTCACCCTGGACTTTGACTTCAAGGCCTGGGGCGAGGACGACTACGGCGAGTTCCGGTGGAACTCGACCTCCGCCAGCGGCAACGTGAACCCGAACAAGTTCCCCAGCGGGGCGTCCGGGACGTTCGCCCGGGACATGGCGGCCCGGGGCGTCATGTTGATGGGCATCATGAAGCCCCGGGTGATCGTCGGGAAGGCGGGCGGCGGCACCACCGCGCAGGGACAGTGGGCGCGCACCAACGGCTGCTTCTACCCGGGCCAGGCCGATTACACCGAGTACTTCTCGGGTCGGCCCGCCAACGACGTCGACTTCTCCAAGCAGACGTGCCGTGACTGGTATTGGCAGCACTCCCGGACACTGTTCGACTCGGGCATCGCGGGCTGGTGGAACGACGAGGCCGACGAGGCGAACGGGACGCTGTTTAACAGCCTCCAGCACTTCAACATGCAGCGGTCGCTGTATGACGGGCAGCGGGCGGTCTCGGACCGGCGGGTGTTCTCGCTCAGCCGCAACTTCTACCTCGGCGCCCAGCGCTACGGCTACGGCATGTGGTCCGGCGACATCGAATCGGGGTTCGGCACGATGGCCGAGCAGCGCACCCGCATGCTCACCAGCATCAACATCGGCGAGAGCAAATGGGGCATGGACATCGGCGGCTTCTTCGGGGATCCGTCCTCGGAGAACTACGCGCGTTGGATGCAGTTCGGCGCGTTCGTGCCCATCTATCGGGCCCATGGCGTCGATGGCAAGCAGCGCCAACCGTGGGTCTACGGGGCCACCGCCGAGAGCGCGGCCAAGGGGGCGCTCGAGCTGCGCAGCCGGTTGATGCCCTACCTGTATGCCCATGAGCGGATCAACTACGAGACGGGCATCGGTCTGGTGCGGCCTCTGTTCTACGACTATCCCACCGACCCGAACGCCGCGAACCTCACCAGCGAGTGGATGTTCGGCGAGTGGCTGCTCGTGGCTCCCGTCGTCGAGCAGGGGGCAGCCAGCAAGCAGGTGTACCTGCCCGCGGGCACCTGGATCGATTACACCCGTGGCTCCGTTTACACGGGTCCCCTCACATTCAGTTACCCGGTCAACGCGTCCACCTGGCAGGACATCCCGCTGTTCGTCAAGGCAGGCGCCATCCTCCCGACCCAGGAGGTGTTGCAGTACGTGAGCGAGAAGCCCGTCAAGCAGATCGACCTTGATGTCTTCCCCACCACGACCCAGAGCGAGTTCACCCTCTACGACGACGACGGCCTGACCCGGGCCTATGAGAACGGGGTCTTCTTCAAGCAGCGCATCACCGCGCAGCGCACGAGCACCTCCGTCACCGTGGAGACCCAGGCGAAGACCGGCAGCTTCAGCCCGGCGCTCACCCACTACCTCGTGAAGGTCAACGCCACGATGGGCACGGCAGCGCGGATCAATGGGGCCGCCCCCACCCGCTACGGCGATCTCGCGGCGCTCAAGGCTGCCTCGGGCGAGGGGTGGACGACGGGTGTCGATGTCTACGGTCCGTACACCGCGGTGCGCGTCGCGGCTGGGGTGGCGCGGACGGTCGTGGTCGACGGCACCCCGAGCACTCCCCCCACTCCCCCCCTGACGCGGGTGCTTGAGGCGGAGGACGCGGCGCTGTCCTCGGGAGCGATCTCCCAGAACGACCACCCGGGCTACTCCGGACGCGGGTTCGTCGCCGGGTACTGGAACTCCGGAGCGGCCACCACGTTCAGCTTGCAGGCCAGCACGGCGGGCACCTACTCCGCGACCCTGAAGTACAGCAACGGCAACGGCTCGGACAGGACGCTCTCCCTGGTGGTGAATGGCGTGCGCACCCAGATCACCTTGCCTGCGACGGCGGATTGGAACAGCTGGTCGACCTACACCGCGCGAATCCCGTTGAACGTGGGCACCCATACCCTCGCCTACGTCTACAGCTCGGGAGACTCGGGCCACGTCAACCTCGACTCCGTGACGATCTCACCGCCTCCTCCTCCGATGCTCGTGCTCGAGGCGGAGGATGCGGCGCTGTCCTCGGGGGCGATCTCCCTGAATGACCACCCGGGCTACTCCGGACGCGGGTTCGTCGCCGGGTACTGGAACTCTGGAGCGGCCACCACGTTCAGCTTGCAGGCCAGCACGGCGGGCACCTACTCCGCGACCCTGAAGTACAGCAACGGCAACGGCTCGGACAGGACGCTCTCCCTGGTGGTGAATGGCGTGCGCACCCAGATCACCCTGCCCGCGACGGCGGACTGGAACAGCTGGTCGACCTACACCGCGCGAATCCCGTTGAACGTGGGCACCCATACCCTCGCCTACGTCTACAGCTCGGGAGACTCGGGCCACGTCAACCTCGACTCCGTGACGATCTCACCGTAG
- a CDS encoding FAD-binding oxidoreductase translates to MDRLQEALDAWRRELGEAHVLSDEATLTRSRTATFATTQAVGAVLRPGTLQEVRACVQIAQQMRVPITPVSAGRNQGYGSRVPAQSGVLVDLCRMNRVLEFSEELAYLTVEPGVTFAQAHAFLEEQGSRLQLATIGGPPQASLIGNALERGDGTGPHGDIFQHVCGLEVVLPTGEVLRTGPGRYPQAQAASVLRWGAGPGLDGLFSQSNLGIVTRMTFWLAPRAPCLRLVSGVLEDPFQLGPVMERLRQLRLEGTLREAFSLWNDYKVFSVLGQYPWEAARELTPLSESQRQKLRAEWNVFPWHLSCVLEAPSEAQAQAAQERVEHVLKEALPTLTFRREEELGAGGLRQVPSARNLRMMYWRKRTPMPEVPEPERDGCGFIWLSCAVPMTASHLETALALAEPLPLRFGFEPNLCVLGVSARCAYLVVAIIYDREAEGEDVRAMECYHALQQALGGAGYYPARLGIQAPVLPFTPEDDSQAVLKALKAALDPRGILAPGRYLP, encoded by the coding sequence ATGGACCGGCTGCAAGAGGCACTCGACGCATGGCGCCGGGAGTTGGGTGAAGCGCACGTGCTCTCCGACGAGGCGACCCTCACCCGCTCCCGCACCGCCACCTTCGCCACCACCCAGGCCGTCGGTGCGGTGCTGCGCCCCGGAACCCTCCAAGAGGTGCGCGCCTGCGTGCAAATCGCCCAGCAGATGCGGGTGCCCATCACCCCGGTGAGCGCCGGGCGCAACCAGGGATATGGCTCGCGGGTGCCGGCCCAGAGCGGGGTGCTGGTGGACCTGTGCCGGATGAACCGCGTGCTCGAGTTCAGCGAGGAGCTGGCGTACCTCACCGTGGAGCCGGGCGTCACGTTCGCGCAGGCGCATGCCTTCCTGGAGGAGCAAGGCTCACGGCTGCAACTGGCCACCATTGGAGGGCCGCCTCAGGCGAGCCTCATCGGCAACGCGCTCGAGCGGGGGGATGGCACGGGGCCTCATGGGGACATCTTCCAGCACGTGTGCGGCCTGGAGGTGGTGCTGCCCACCGGAGAGGTCCTTCGCACCGGGCCCGGGCGTTACCCGCAGGCCCAGGCGGCGTCCGTGCTGCGCTGGGGCGCGGGCCCTGGCCTGGATGGGCTCTTCAGCCAGTCGAATCTGGGCATCGTGACACGGATGACCTTCTGGCTGGCGCCCCGGGCGCCCTGTCTCCGGCTGGTGTCGGGGGTCCTGGAGGATCCCTTCCAACTGGGCCCGGTGATGGAGCGGCTGCGGCAGCTTCGGCTGGAGGGCACCCTGCGCGAGGCCTTCTCGCTGTGGAACGACTACAAGGTCTTTTCCGTGCTCGGCCAGTACCCGTGGGAGGCGGCCCGGGAGCTCACGCCGCTGTCCGAGTCCCAGCGCCAGAAGCTGCGGGCCGAGTGGAACGTCTTTCCCTGGCACCTGAGCTGCGTGCTCGAGGCGCCGAGCGAAGCCCAGGCCCAGGCCGCCCAGGAGCGGGTGGAGCACGTGCTGAAGGAGGCCCTGCCCACCCTCACCTTCCGGCGGGAGGAGGAGCTCGGTGCGGGGGGACTGCGGCAGGTGCCCTCGGCGCGCAACTTGCGGATGATGTACTGGCGCAAGCGCACGCCCATGCCCGAGGTGCCTGAGCCGGAGCGTGACGGGTGCGGCTTCATCTGGTTGTCCTGCGCGGTGCCGATGACGGCCTCCCACCTGGAGACGGCCCTGGCCCTCGCCGAGCCCCTGCCGCTGCGGTTCGGTTTCGAGCCCAACCTGTGCGTGCTGGGCGTCTCGGCGCGGTGTGCCTATCTGGTGGTGGCGATCATCTATGACCGGGAGGCCGAGGGAGAGGATGTGCGCGCGATGGAGTGCTACCACGCCTTGCAGCAGGCGCTGGGGGGAGCGGGCTACTACCCGGCGCGCCTGGGCATCCAAGCGCCGGTGCTGCCCTTCACGCCGGAGGATGACTCGCAGGCGGTGCTCAAGGCGCTCAAGGCCGCGCTGGACCCGCGCGGCATCCTGGCTCCCGGGCGCTACCTGCCCTGA
- a CDS encoding peptidylprolyl isomerase has translation MNSIAIPQLSSPLPQDDQSVLSVLPRVEAPSLENLSVTLTPPEAFTPAQVQARFLELARALATERCRYPSEKVAWGDEVLFDIVGYSRGQLIPFSVRTGEWVRLEAEPLLPGLYEALVGRSPREKVAVDITLPAHYPVESLRGAPARFVLQLWGAREVTYPKLDSPAFLKAFGAATLAEAMKKVVRQMEAEASQLLLSQVQRQVLATVAARTRVQVPSHLVDEEIHRRWSASEGQALTQLGFDDAHRDASLRGWLEDAQTRAEVELRLRIGLALGAICKRDKLSPTAQRVQKLIQDEATAAGLPLHQVMAALKAEPQNLARIDQMAWHLTAVDHVMSRAKIQVAA, from the coding sequence ATGAACTCCATCGCGATTCCGCAGCTGTCGTCTCCGCTCCCGCAGGATGATCAATCGGTGCTGAGCGTGCTTCCCCGGGTGGAGGCCCCGTCGCTGGAGAACCTGTCCGTCACCCTCACGCCGCCGGAGGCGTTCACCCCGGCGCAGGTCCAGGCGCGCTTCCTGGAGCTGGCGCGTGCCCTGGCCACCGAGCGCTGCCGCTACCCGAGCGAGAAGGTGGCGTGGGGCGACGAGGTGCTGTTCGACATCGTCGGCTACAGCCGGGGCCAGCTCATCCCCTTCAGCGTGCGCACCGGCGAGTGGGTGCGGCTGGAGGCCGAGCCCCTGCTGCCCGGGCTCTACGAGGCGCTGGTGGGCCGCTCGCCCCGGGAGAAGGTGGCCGTGGACATCACCCTGCCCGCCCACTACCCCGTCGAGTCCCTGCGGGGGGCCCCCGCGCGCTTCGTCCTGCAGCTGTGGGGGGCGCGCGAGGTGACGTATCCCAAGCTGGACTCCCCCGCCTTCCTGAAGGCCTTTGGCGCCGCCACCCTGGCGGAGGCCATGAAGAAGGTCGTGCGCCAGATGGAGGCCGAGGCCTCGCAGCTGCTGCTGAGCCAGGTGCAGCGGCAGGTGCTGGCCACGGTGGCGGCGCGCACGCGGGTGCAGGTGCCCTCGCACCTCGTGGATGAGGAGATCCACCGCCGCTGGAGCGCCAGCGAGGGCCAGGCGCTCACCCAGCTGGGCTTTGACGACGCGCACCGGGACGCGTCCCTCCGGGGCTGGCTGGAGGATGCGCAGACGCGGGCCGAGGTGGAGCTGCGGCTGCGCATCGGCCTGGCGCTGGGGGCCATCTGCAAGCGGGACAAGCTGTCCCCCACCGCGCAGCGGGTGCAGAAGCTCATCCAGGACGAGGCCACCGCCGCCGGACTGCCGCTGCACCAGGTGATGGCCGCCCTGAAGGCCGAGCCCCAGAACCTGGCCCGGATTGATCAGATGGCCTGGCACCTCACGGCCGTGGACCACGTCATGAGCCGTGCCAAGATCCAGGTGGCGGCCTGA
- a CDS encoding imm11 family protein yields MSRRFFAAEIDVYVPGRWYLSEPTASDGQALDDIWQFIDGKPLRLSGRLRIPLDRPGRPLDIDFAGAGQTPVVNAAVASVFQTLASDTVQLIPADVEGQAAPHYILNVSRLIDAVDEGACRSVERWRPEDGRPDRVGEYHAIEGLRIDPVKVGSARVFRLWGYSLPIILDKAVKVALEQSGCAGAKFTEV; encoded by the coding sequence ATGTCGAGAAGATTCTTTGCGGCCGAAATCGACGTGTACGTACCAGGCCGGTGGTACCTCTCCGAGCCTACGGCCTCGGATGGACAAGCACTCGACGACATCTGGCAATTCATCGACGGAAAGCCGCTGCGGCTCTCTGGGCGCTTGCGAATCCCTCTCGACAGGCCCGGCAGACCACTGGACATCGACTTCGCCGGAGCGGGACAGACGCCTGTTGTGAATGCAGCGGTCGCCTCCGTCTTCCAGACGCTGGCCTCTGACACCGTTCAGCTCATCCCGGCCGACGTCGAGGGACAAGCAGCGCCCCATTACATTCTCAACGTGTCCCGGCTCATCGACGCCGTTGATGAAGGGGCCTGCCGGTCGGTGGAACGCTGGCGGCCAGAAGATGGCCGCCCAGACAGGGTTGGCGAGTACCACGCCATCGAGGGTCTGCGGATCGACCCGGTGAAGGTCGGCAGCGCCCGTGTCTTTCGCTTGTGGGGCTACAGCTTGCCTATCATCCTCGATAAGGCCGTCAAGGTCGCTCTGGAACAGAGCGGGTGTGCAGGAGCCAAGTTCACGGAAGTCTAA
- a CDS encoding SH3 domain-containing protein has protein sequence MGDEAVGRVGIIQWDGIPEVRLRSTSSTSGANVIQSLPFNTQVQIISRVANGWSFVATRGGQMGFVASEYIWTQMPEPCARLHRVEQGIPGTAIAIAETYYGDLAAHWGQDLRFYVNVLAHANRVPVLSGTAGWRKVHFQYDRLIWIPSRQYAQSLEGVVNSGSISYNLATTLGSTAARVVQLWDDYHRAIFLSTRYLQEAVTRHAEKALRDIIVALAEMVVGGIAVLAISTTIGAAVGALAGGAGAVPGAAAGFEVGLIILEWLGLAMLMNWVVESLWKVAKAFATFFGTVWNARGSAAAIDRAAREFAEAIATLIAAILEGLIMLAMSRGVSWLVKSLRGTALGRKIGETRLAEWLNRRIDAFREARAGRPREVLGNLAKKVVEGRFFRQVELVQLTKKGKNKTLGEFDGIDMIRKMFIEFKTARRLHKANPPRSAADWADSAIFSSTVARIQALLVEATGTRVTQRGSPEVPTLAEIQGFRRLQFRIDADTPALRAGVAQALSKLRAAYPTWTFEVQWGINILLPPLPDWATQGHAQESR, from the coding sequence ATGGGCGACGAAGCAGTTGGCCGGGTGGGCATCATCCAGTGGGACGGTATACCGGAGGTGCGACTGCGCTCGACGAGCAGTACCTCCGGGGCAAACGTCATTCAATCGCTGCCATTCAATACACAGGTCCAGATCATCAGCCGCGTGGCGAATGGCTGGTCCTTCGTCGCCACCCGCGGCGGGCAGATGGGCTTCGTTGCCTCTGAATACATCTGGACCCAGATGCCTGAACCTTGCGCAAGGCTGCACCGGGTCGAACAAGGCATCCCAGGTACTGCCATCGCCATTGCTGAAACCTATTACGGCGATCTGGCAGCCCATTGGGGGCAGGATCTGCGCTTCTATGTCAATGTCCTCGCGCACGCGAATCGCGTGCCCGTGCTGTCGGGCACGGCCGGTTGGCGCAAGGTACACTTCCAATACGACAGACTGATCTGGATCCCGAGTCGGCAATACGCTCAATCCCTGGAAGGCGTTGTCAACTCGGGCTCGATCTCCTACAACCTTGCCACGACCCTGGGCTCCACGGCCGCTCGAGTCGTGCAGCTCTGGGACGACTACCATCGCGCGATCTTCCTGTCGACGCGCTATCTCCAGGAAGCCGTCACGCGACATGCCGAGAAAGCGCTGCGCGACATCATCGTGGCGCTCGCAGAGATGGTGGTGGGTGGGATCGCGGTGCTGGCGATCTCCACCACGATAGGCGCGGCGGTGGGGGCACTGGCTGGAGGTGCCGGCGCCGTGCCGGGGGCAGCCGCCGGGTTCGAGGTTGGCCTCATCATCCTCGAGTGGTTGGGACTGGCGATGTTGATGAACTGGGTCGTCGAGTCTCTCTGGAAGGTCGCCAAGGCCTTCGCCACTTTCTTCGGCACGGTGTGGAATGCTCGTGGGAGCGCGGCCGCCATCGATCGCGCCGCTCGCGAATTCGCCGAGGCCATCGCAACCTTGATCGCCGCCATCCTGGAGGGGCTGATCATGCTGGCGATGTCTCGTGGGGTGTCCTGGCTGGTGAAGTCTCTTCGGGGGACGGCCCTTGGTCGCAAGATCGGTGAGACCCGGCTGGCGGAATGGCTCAACCGGCGCATCGATGCCTTTCGGGAAGCGCGTGCCGGACGCCCTCGAGAAGTCCTGGGGAATCTTGCCAAGAAGGTGGTCGAAGGCCGCTTCTTTCGACAAGTGGAACTCGTCCAGCTGACGAAGAAGGGGAAGAACAAGACGCTCGGAGAATTTGATGGGATCGACATGATTCGGAAGATGTTCATCGAATTCAAGACGGCGCGGAGACTTCATAAGGCAAACCCACCGAGATCCGCGGCGGACTGGGCCGACTCCGCGATTTTCAGCAGCACTGTTGCACGCATCCAGGCACTGCTGGTCGAGGCGACCGGAACACGGGTGACTCAGCGAGGGTCGCCCGAAGTTCCCACCCTCGCGGAGATCCAGGGCTTTCGGCGCCTGCAGTTCCGCATCGACGCGGACACTCCGGCGCTGCGTGCAGGGGTGGCGCAAGCACTCAGCAAGCTCCGTGCGGCCTACCCCACCTGGACGTTCGAGGTGCAGTGGGGCATCAACATCCTCTTGCCCCCCCTGCCGGATTGGGCCACCCAGGGCCATGCTCAAGAGAGCCGCTGA